A region from the Riemerella anatipestifer genome encodes:
- a CDS encoding M949_RS01915 family surface polysaccharide biosynthesis protein: MNDFKLLIAFVLFVLLSCHTTESKIEEKQIPTEGASEKLEKKETFEISYEKLSDKAIPQGLSFEGKVKEVVRVEDLQGEHIILLTETGIVPSKKVVNADYEKEAKIFVYDYLYDKNENKYKLNWKVQDFILNCEFDLSMNFVKDTFKITDLNHNGIAEIWTMYSMLCTSDISPDVMKIIMYEGKQKYALRGHATLMAGEDKLEEGEYQFDENLSKAPKEIKDFALKMWRNNSIQKLN; encoded by the coding sequence ATGAATGATTTTAAATTGCTAATCGCTTTTGTATTATTTGTATTGTTATCGTGTCATACAACCGAGAGTAAAATAGAAGAAAAGCAAATACCAACAGAAGGTGCATCGGAAAAATTAGAAAAGAAGGAAACCTTTGAAATTTCGTACGAAAAACTTTCAGATAAAGCAATTCCTCAGGGGCTTTCTTTTGAGGGAAAGGTAAAAGAGGTTGTTAGAGTAGAGGATTTACAGGGAGAGCATATAATCCTGTTAACAGAAACGGGTATTGTTCCCAGCAAAAAGGTGGTCAACGCAGACTATGAAAAAGAGGCAAAAATTTTCGTGTACGATTATCTTTACGATAAAAACGAAAATAAATATAAATTAAACTGGAAAGTTCAGGATTTTATTTTGAATTGCGAGTTTGATTTATCTATGAATTTCGTTAAAGATACTTTTAAAATCACGGATTTAAACCATAATGGTATCGCCGAAATTTGGACGATGTATTCCATGTTGTGTACTTCGGACATTAGTCCAGATGTCATGAAAATCATTATGTATGAGGGCAAACAGAAATATGCTTTAAGGGGACACGCTACTCTAATGGCGGGCGAAGACAAGCTTGAGGAGGGCGAGTATCAATTCGACGAAAATTTATCAAAAGCCCCAAAAGAAATCAAAGACTTTGCTTTAAAAATGTGGCGAAATAATAGCATACAGAAATTAAACTAA